Proteins encoded by one window of Caldisericia bacterium:
- the radA gene encoding DNA repair protein RadA, whose amino-acid sequence MKKETKYRCKVCGYETIMKLGKCPNCGSWNSFEEVENEEPLKKKNPVVIETQKEERIKTGFAGFDELLGGGIVRGSIILLSGEPGIGKSTLLLQIALNIAKEKGKVLYISGEESPLQISSRLTRITESSPKNLYFLYETDIESVVNAIRELKPALTIVDSIQTMREEGLSSLSGSPTQVRNATDKLMHVAKTYGIPIIIVGHVTKVGDIAGPKILEHLVDTVLYLEGERYQMYRILRSKKNRFGSTQELVLFSMEEEGLKEIKNPSQYFLTEREREIPGSVILPTIESGMKPLLVEVQALVVSSYLPQPRRVSVGIDYTKLSILIAIMEKYLKLPLYKYDIYVNVTGGVRIVEPASDLPVIVSIYSSLKDIPTSNFVAFGEVGLGGEIRNVSLMKKRYKEALKLGYKNFILPSSMQKEVENGDGGRNIFVKTVYNLIGKLK is encoded by the coding sequence ATGAAGAAAGAGACTAAGTATAGATGTAAAGTCTGCGGGTACGAAACAATAATGAAACTGGGGAAATGTCCAAATTGTGGTTCATGGAACTCCTTTGAAGAAGTGGAGAATGAAGAACCACTAAAAAAGAAAAACCCTGTTGTTATAGAAACTCAAAAGGAAGAGAGAATAAAGACAGGTTTTGCTGGTTTTGATGAACTTCTTGGAGGGGGAATAGTAAGGGGTTCAATAATCCTTCTATCTGGAGAACCAGGAATAGGGAAATCAACTCTCCTTCTTCAAATTGCATTAAATATAGCGAAAGAAAAAGGAAAGGTGCTTTATATATCTGGTGAAGAATCTCCACTTCAAATTTCATCAAGACTTACAAGGATAACTGAATCTTCACCAAAGAATCTATACTTTCTCTACGAAACTGACATAGAGTCTGTGGTTAATGCCATAAGGGAATTAAAACCTGCCTTAACCATAGTAGATTCAATTCAAACTATGAGAGAAGAGGGTTTATCTTCTCTATCTGGGAGTCCAACACAGGTAAGGAATGCCACAGACAAACTTATGCATGTAGCTAAAACATACGGAATTCCAATAATAATTGTGGGACATGTAACAAAGGTTGGAGATATTGCTGGACCTAAAATCCTTGAACATCTTGTTGACACTGTACTATACCTTGAGGGAGAAAGATACCAGATGTATAGAATCTTAAGATCAAAGAAGAACAGATTTGGCTCAACTCAGGAACTTGTACTCTTTTCCATGGAGGAGGAGGGTTTAAAGGAGATTAAAAATCCATCCCAATACTTTTTAACAGAGAGAGAAAGAGAGATACCGGGAAGTGTAATACTTCCAACCATTGAAAGTGGAATGAAACCACTTCTTGTTGAAGTACAGGCACTTGTGGTGAGTTCATATCTCCCACAACCAAGAAGAGTATCTGTGGGTATTGATTACACAAAACTATCCATACTTATTGCAATTATGGAGAAGTATCTTAAACTTCCCCTCTATAAGTATGATATATATGTGAATGTTACTGGAGGAGTAAGGATAGTTGAACCTGCTTCTGACCTTCCTGTTATAGTATCCATATATTCATCTCTAAAGGATATACCCACATCAAATTTTGTAGCCTTTGGTGAGGTGGGATTGGGGGGAGAGATAAGGAATGTGAGTCTTATGAAGAAAAGGTATAAAGAGGCATTAAAGCTTGGCTACAAAAATTTTATCCTCCCTTCATCCATGCAAAAAGAGGTTGAAAACGGTGATGGGGGACGAAACATATTTGTAAAAACAGTGTATAATTTAATAGGAAAACTTAAGTAA
- a CDS encoding UvrB/UvrC motif-containing protein: protein MLCQVCKKREAVIHITEYIGGVKKELHICEECARELGVVGMLREMDIPVDENMVKKLFEVMVQGGLVQGGVVKTGSVEKKERCPVCGLTLEEFKESGFLGCSECYRTFKEEIKPYLLNIHGSIKHVGKKKGEKYVALSPIEKEIKRLKRELEVAVEEERYEDAAKIRDKIKELMDNAKKSNR, encoded by the coding sequence ATGCTTTGTCAGGTTTGTAAAAAAAGGGAAGCTGTAATTCACATAACTGAGTATATTGGGGGAGTAAAGAAAGAACTCCATATATGTGAAGAGTGTGCAAGGGAGCTTGGTGTAGTTGGAATGCTTAGGGAGATGGACATACCTGTGGATGAAAATATGGTAAAGAAACTCTTTGAAGTGATGGTTCAGGGAGGATTGGTTCAGGGAGGTGTTGTTAAAACAGGCTCTGTTGAGAAAAAGGAGAGATGCCCGGTATGTGGTTTGACCCTTGAGGAATTTAAAGAGAGTGGCTTTCTTGGATGCTCTGAATGTTATAGGACTTTCAAGGAAGAGATAAAGCCATACCTACTGAATATACATGGAAGCATAAAGCATGTTGGAAAGAAAAAGGGAGAGAAGTATGTAGCGTTATCTCCTATTGAAAAGGAAATTAAAAGGTTAAAGAGAGAGCTTGAGGTTGCAGTGGAGGAGGAGAGATACGAAGATGCTGCAAAAATAAGAGACAAGATTAAAGAACTTATGGATAATGCTAAAAAATCTAATAGATAA
- the ispF gene encoding 2-C-methyl-D-erythritol 2,4-cyclodiphosphate synthase: protein MSIRIGIGFDFHIFKKGVPLILGGVEIPYEYGLISETDGDILIHAIVDALLGATGEGDIGELFNSSWKNKSSVEILKTTIDMLKKKGIRIINIDAIVIMEKPKILNFKEKIRESLSKIMGIDKNLISIKGKTMEGMGVIGEKKGASALVVVLVEIPPFST, encoded by the coding sequence ATGAGTATAAGGATTGGTATAGGATTTGATTTCCATATCTTTAAAAAAGGTGTGCCTCTTATACTTGGAGGTGTAGAGATTCCATACGAGTATGGTCTTATAAGTGAAACAGATGGTGATATATTGATTCATGCCATTGTAGATGCACTTCTTGGTGCAACAGGAGAGGGAGACATAGGGGAGTTGTTTAACTCCTCATGGAAGAATAAAAGTAGTGTAGAGATACTAAAAACCACAATAGATATGTTAAAGAAAAAAGGAATCAGGATAATAAACATTGATGCCATCGTTATAATGGAGAAGCCAAAGATACTTAATTTTAAAGAAAAGATTAGGGAAAGTTTATCAAAGATAATGGGAATTGATAAAAATTTAATATCAATAAAAGGAAAGACTATGGAGGGAATGGGTGTAATTGGAGAGAAAAAAGGAGCTTCTGCCTTAGTTGTTGTCCTTGTTGAGATTCCTCCTTTTTCTACTTAA
- a CDS encoding TRAM domain-containing protein — translation MKKLWTFLRYFFSFVGGGIGVLILYYNYSFFSEKLYHIGPLFLYLIFFLFFFFIFYLLFPPVYKLINLLVNIIDKFLSSLSLAELLLGIFSVLISLLISYLFYALISKIPIVGPYIGILIAIFVFGVTVGTLIKRRKEILEAMKIQPKRFGERTPKEKKLYPKYLLDTSAIIDGRILELIDSGFIDGTILIPTFILEELQMVADSEDSSKRVRGRRGLDILQRLKEEYPEKIKIFDAKGERIPIDTKLINLAKKMKAKVITTDFNLSQVARTRGIKVLNINELAHALRKVVLPGERLQVRIVKEGKERAQGVGYLDDGTMVVVEDGKYHIGEVVDVEVTSLLQGPTGTMIFGDIVNDRGSSSRRR, via the coding sequence ATGAAAAAACTTTGGACTTTTTTACGTTATTTTTTTTCATTTGTTGGTGGAGGCATAGGAGTTCTAATACTCTATTACAATTATAGTTTCTTTTCAGAAAAACTATACCACATAGGGCCACTCTTTCTCTATCTTATATTCTTCCTCTTCTTTTTCTTTATCTTTTATTTACTGTTTCCACCCGTCTACAAATTGATAAACCTTTTGGTAAACATAATAGACAAGTTTCTCTCCTCACTCTCCCTTGCCGAACTCTTACTTGGTATATTCTCTGTCCTCATCTCCCTTTTAATCTCCTATCTATTCTATGCGCTGATATCAAAGATTCCAATAGTTGGTCCATACATTGGAATTCTTATTGCCATATTTGTCTTTGGTGTTACAGTGGGAACACTAATAAAGAGGAGAAAAGAGATACTTGAAGCTATGAAAATACAACCAAAGAGGTTTGGGGAGAGAACACCAAAGGAGAAGAAGCTTTATCCCAAGTATCTACTTGATACATCTGCAATAATTGATGGAAGAATCCTTGAACTTATAGACTCAGGTTTTATTGATGGAACAATCCTTATTCCCACATTTATTCTTGAAGAACTTCAGATGGTTGCTGATTCAGAGGATTCTTCTAAAAGAGTTAGAGGAAGAAGGGGGCTTGATATTCTTCAGAGATTGAAAGAGGAGTATCCTGAAAAGATAAAGATATTTGATGCAAAGGGTGAAAGAATTCCCATTGATACAAAACTTATAAATCTTGCAAAAAAGATGAAAGCTAAAGTTATAACAACAGATTTTAACCTCTCTCAGGTAGCAAGAACAAGGGGTATTAAAGTATTGAACATAAATGAGTTAGCCCATGCTCTAAGAAAAGTGGTTCTTCCGGGAGAGAGACTACAGGTAAGGATCGTGAAGGAAGGCAAAGAAAGAGCACAGGGTGTAGGTTATCTTGATGATGGAACAATGGTTGTAGTTGAAGATGGAAAGTATCACATAGGAGAGGTAGTTGATGTAGAGGTTACATCCCTCCTTCAGGGACCCACTGGAACAATGATTTTTGGTGATATTGTAAATGATAGGGGCAGTAGTAGTAGGAGGAGGTAG
- a CDS encoding 2-C-methyl-D-erythritol 4-phosphate cytidylyltransferase — protein sequence MIGAVVVGGGRGERFKGNKVFFPVSGKPLLFYTLIPFVKLNEISHIVIVVKKEDIENARKVIDLVKKFEKKIEVVEGGERRRDSVLNGLKALKKYPVNKVLIHDAVRPLVSTDTIKRVISGIEKDTACIPCIPLRETVKFVEDGRVIETPDRKKLCSVQTPEGFPFPLILEKIEEFDEDMYDDAMAFEKNGLYVKTVKGNTENIKVTYREDILFVERIVDEYKDWYRI from the coding sequence ATGATAGGGGCAGTAGTAGTAGGAGGAGGTAGAGGAGAAAGATTTAAAGGTAATAAGGTCTTCTTTCCTGTATCAGGAAAACCTCTCCTCTTTTATACCCTTATTCCCTTTGTGAAACTTAATGAAATTTCTCATATAGTAATTGTTGTAAAAAAGGAAGATATAGAAAATGCAAGGAAAGTAATAGATCTTGTGAAGAAGTTTGAGAAAAAAATAGAGGTTGTGGAAGGAGGAGAAAGAAGGAGAGACTCTGTTCTCAATGGACTTAAAGCATTAAAGAAATATCCTGTAAATAAAGTTCTAATTCATGATGCTGTAAGGCCTCTTGTTTCCACTGATACAATAAAAAGAGTAATATCTGGAATAGAGAAGGATACTGCATGCATACCATGCATTCCTCTGAGAGAAACTGTAAAGTTTGTAGAGGATGGAAGAGTTATAGAGACTCCAGATAGAAAAAAACTCTGTTCTGTTCAAACCCCTGAAGGTTTCCCCTTTCCCCTTATATTAGAAAAGATAGAGGAGTTTGATGAGGACATGTATGATGATGCCATGGCTTTTGAAAAAAATGGACTTTATGTAAAAACAGTAAAGGGTAATACAGAAAATATAAAGGTAACATATAGAGAGGATATACTATTTGTGGAAAGGATTGTAGATGAGTATAAGGATTGGTATAGGATTTGA